From Clostridia bacterium, a single genomic window includes:
- a CDS encoding anaerobic glycerol-3-phosphate dehydrogenase subunit C codes for MATGQQVPSWGEEHGLARASWSLEACLRCAICLDACPVYGIDPTFPGPKSLVAWWRRHPSYQVPPYSALAGCNGCRRCQIACPAGVPVADLIQSWRPKAKLPSLMLSLRKWFLARGSSWGRWAALLARVVNWLGRRHLVRKALAWGLGISPDQPLPRFSSRPETTFGWVRVAAAQPASAGPEPGHLDRPGQLSSFTPTLPQVVAVFLGCFYRYCRPQAFQALKRLLSGWGCQLYLLDSACCGLPALANGDSRQATRWAGSNLRHFEQLLTLLPSPSLGRALHPDLPVLALCPSCALVLKEVYPSLVPGPAAFSLSRSVVDACQFVLENSVTGGQRSPRPPGLPVAYHLPCHLAAQGIGAPGLELLRRVVGLNIVPLADSCCGAAGTYALKQERYPASRRIARSLVESLAASNARLVATECGMCQVQLWGHTGISAVHPIELLKQSEGKLEPTPNLYGN; via the coding sequence ATGGCAACAGGCCAGCAAGTTCCAAGCTGGGGCGAAGAACATGGGCTAGCTCGGGCTTCTTGGTCTCTTGAGGCATGCCTGCGCTGCGCCATCTGCCTAGATGCTTGCCCGGTTTATGGTATAGACCCCACCTTTCCTGGTCCCAAGTCGCTGGTGGCCTGGTGGCGACGACATCCTTCCTATCAGGTGCCGCCCTACTCGGCGTTGGCGGGTTGCAACGGTTGCCGGCGCTGCCAAATCGCTTGCCCGGCTGGAGTACCAGTAGCGGATCTGATCCAGTCCTGGAGGCCTAAAGCTAAGCTCCCTAGTCTTATGCTATCTTTGCGCAAGTGGTTTTTGGCTCGGGGGTCATCGTGGGGGCGATGGGCGGCGCTGCTGGCCAGGGTCGTTAACTGGCTAGGGCGGCGCCACCTGGTCCGGAAGGCCTTGGCTTGGGGGCTAGGAATAAGCCCCGACCAGCCTTTACCCCGGTTTAGCTCCCGCCCGGAAACTACCTTTGGGTGGGTTAGGGTAGCTGCCGCTCAACCGGCTTCGGCCGGACCTGAACCTGGCCACCTTGACCGGCCCGGCCAGCTAAGTAGCTTCACCCCAACATTACCGCAAGTAGTGGCGGTCTTTCTGGGTTGCTTCTATCGCTACTGCCGACCTCAAGCCTTCCAGGCCTTAAAAAGACTTCTTAGTGGATGGGGATGCCAGCTTTATCTGTTGGATTCAGCCTGCTGTGGCCTCCCGGCTCTGGCCAACGGAGACAGCCGGCAAGCGACCCGGTGGGCCGGAAGTAACCTGCGCCACTTTGAGCAGCTGCTGACTCTGCTACCGTCTCCATCTCTGGGCAGGGCATTGCATCCGGACCTGCCGGTCTTGGCTTTATGCCCCAGCTGTGCCCTAGTGCTAAAGGAGGTTTATCCTAGCCTGGTTCCGGGACCTGCTGCTTTTAGCCTAAGCCGGTCGGTGGTCGACGCCTGCCAGTTTGTCTTGGAGAATTCCGTAACCGGCGGTCAGCGGTCGCCCCGGCCGCCGGGGTTGCCGGTGGCCTATCACCTGCCTTGCCACCTGGCCGCCCAGGGCATTGGAGCTCCTGGACTTGAGCTACTGCGCCGGGTGGTCGGCCTCAATATTGTACCGCTAGCGGATAGCTGCTGTGGGGCGGCGGGGACCTATGCCCTGAAGCAAGAACGCTATCCGGCTAGCCGGCGCATCGCCCGCTCCTTGGTTGAATCCTTGGCTGCCAGCAATGCCCGTCTGGTAGCCACCGAGTGCGGGATGTGCCAAGTTCAGCTTTGGGGCCACACCGGCATATCTGCCGTCCACCCCATCGAGCTCCTAAAGCAAAGTGAAGGAAAACTAGAGCCAACGCCGAATCTCTATGGCAACTAA
- a CDS encoding DUF2512 family protein, whose product MLLPLTAKNVVLKLLGFGSVLALGKSLRPTLYPSAPPILATATVLTLVGAVADLVIVPKLGNLPSLNLGFPGMTSIIWGTAKLWPRTNVSLAQAATLALMAAPIEYILHRMVLQNIGRQSAGHR is encoded by the coding sequence ATGTTGCTGCCGCTTACGGCCAAAAATGTGGTTTTGAAGCTGCTCGGGTTCGGATCAGTTTTGGCACTGGGAAAGAGTTTGCGCCCCACCCTCTACCCGTCGGCCCCACCCATCCTGGCTACTGCCACAGTCCTGACCTTGGTAGGAGCGGTAGCTGACCTAGTGATCGTGCCTAAATTGGGCAACCTGCCTTCACTCAACCTTGGCTTTCCCGGCATGACCAGCATAATCTGGGGAACGGCCAAGCTGTGGCCCAGAACCAACGTTTCCTTGGCCCAGGCAGCTACCTTAGCCCTTATGGCAGCCCCGATTGAGTACATCTTACATAGGATGGTTTTACAAAATATAGGCCGGCAAAGCGCCGGCCACCGCTAG
- a CDS encoding hemerythrin family protein → MAMQWSASLATGVDLIDQQHQELIKRINQLLEACNQGKGKEVVEEMLNFLEDYVKTHFRAEEKLQQDHHYPEYPTHKQLHDQFIQDIGNLKQQFESEGATLRLVVVINRKVVDWLTQHIMGADKALAAFLREGRSS, encoded by the coding sequence TTGGCCATGCAATGGAGCGCCAGCCTTGCCACCGGTGTAGACCTAATTGACCAGCAGCACCAGGAATTGATCAAGCGGATCAACCAGCTGCTTGAGGCATGTAACCAAGGTAAAGGCAAAGAAGTAGTGGAAGAAATGCTCAACTTCCTGGAAGACTATGTAAAAACCCATTTCCGCGCTGAGGAGAAACTTCAACAAGACCATCATTACCCTGAGTACCCAACCCACAAGCAGTTACACGATCAGTTTATCCAGGACATCGGCAATCTCAAGCAGCAGTTTGAGAGTGAAGGGGCTACCCTAAGGTTGGTGGTGGTTATCAACCGTAAGGTGGTGGACTGGTTAACCCAGCATATCATGGGGGCGGATAAAGCTCTGGCTGCCTTTCTAAGAGAAGGTAGATCCAGCTAG
- a CDS encoding ABC transporter ATP-binding protein produces MESITVSGLRKSYGPVRAVDGVDFAVESGEIFGMLGPNGAGKTTTVEILVGLRERDAGEVLVLGKDPGREPQAVKSRIGVQLQVRGMYPRLTVLETLKLFSSFYPRKISLPEILERVGLADKARVQTKALSGGQLQRLAVGLAMVSGGDILFLDEPTTGLDPQARHTLWDAILDLKRQGKTVFLTTHFMDEAEHLCDRVLVIDHGRVLACGSPSELIDENFREQAIEFTNSPATDGDEFQHLPGVNRVQVEGDQVTLYSTDVAGTIAALMAYATRKKEATGQSPIDHVVVRRATLEDVFLKLTGRRIRE; encoded by the coding sequence GTGGAAAGCATCACCGTTTCCGGACTGCGTAAGAGCTATGGCCCAGTCCGGGCCGTAGACGGGGTAGACTTTGCGGTGGAAAGCGGGGAAATTTTCGGCATGCTGGGACCAAACGGCGCCGGCAAGACCACCACTGTGGAGATCCTAGTAGGTTTAAGGGAGCGGGACGCCGGCGAGGTCCTGGTATTGGGGAAAGATCCTGGCCGCGAGCCACAAGCGGTAAAGTCGCGCATTGGCGTGCAGTTGCAAGTGCGAGGGATGTACCCCCGCCTTACTGTCCTCGAGACTTTAAAGCTCTTTTCCAGCTTTTATCCTCGGAAAATCTCGCTACCAGAAATACTTGAACGGGTAGGATTGGCGGATAAAGCTCGCGTCCAAACTAAAGCCCTGTCCGGTGGGCAGCTGCAACGCCTGGCAGTGGGGCTGGCGATGGTCAGCGGCGGTGATATCTTGTTCTTAGATGAACCCACCACTGGTCTGGACCCGCAAGCGCGCCACACCCTTTGGGACGCCATCCTGGATCTTAAGCGCCAAGGCAAGACCGTCTTTCTCACCACCCATTTCATGGATGAGGCGGAGCATCTATGCGACCGGGTGCTGGTCATTGACCATGGCCGGGTATTGGCCTGTGGATCGCCGTCCGAGCTGATTGATGAGAATTTTCGAGAGCAAGCCATCGAGTTTACCAATTCTCCGGCTACTGATGGAGATGAGTTCCAGCACTTGCCAGGGGTAAATCGGGTACAGGTGGAGGGCGACCAGGTTACCCTGTACAGTACTGATGTGGCTGGTACCATCGCCGCCCTGATGGCCTATGCAACTAGGAAAAAAGAAGCCACCGGTCAAAGCCCCATCGATCATGTGGTGGTCAGGCGGGCTACCCTGGAGGACGTATTTTTAAAGCTTACAGGCAGGAGGATCCGGGAATGA
- a CDS encoding transporter substrate-binding domain-containing protein, producing the protein MDEGNKGKYIIAALLWLAVASLSVFSLQGCGSQPAARQPEAGLKSILWVGTTATHPPFTYRDAKTGELTGFDLQLIRAIAQAEGMEVKVKVLDQEGLWAALKAGTIDAAIGALSPTEGLTKEVDFSDAYLTVRLALCAPRGATIKALGDLAGKKVGVVGPTAQLAKEKQLKGLPNNAQLQPYPSLDKAWEDLLSGKIQALLGDRPSLVYILDRHPQAGLVLAGLELTKSGLRADSTADSAKESSEIPLAIAIGKDDEFLRAKINHGLRQVKLTGWFDLFYSQHFVPR; encoded by the coding sequence TTGGATGAGGGTAACAAGGGGAAATACATAATCGCAGCCTTGCTATGGTTGGCGGTGGCTAGTCTTTCGGTCTTCAGCCTACAGGGGTGTGGTAGCCAGCCAGCCGCTCGCCAGCCAGAGGCCGGGCTTAAGTCCATTCTGTGGGTAGGTACCACTGCCACCCATCCACCATTCACTTATCGGGATGCGAAAACCGGCGAGCTCACTGGTTTCGACCTACAACTGATCCGGGCTATAGCTCAAGCGGAAGGCATGGAAGTTAAAGTCAAAGTTTTGGATCAAGAAGGCTTATGGGCAGCCCTCAAAGCTGGAACCATCGATGCAGCCATTGGCGCCCTTTCTCCTACCGAGGGGCTTACCAAAGAGGTTGACTTTTCAGATGCCTATCTGACAGTTAGGCTGGCCCTTTGTGCGCCCCGAGGCGCCACCATCAAAGCCTTAGGGGATTTGGCAGGAAAAAAGGTGGGAGTGGTAGGGCCGACTGCTCAGTTGGCAAAGGAGAAGCAACTGAAGGGCTTGCCTAATAACGCTCAGCTCCAACCCTATCCCAGCCTGGATAAAGCCTGGGAAGATCTGCTATCGGGTAAAATCCAAGCACTGCTCGGAGACCGGCCATCGCTGGTATACATCCTGGATCGCCATCCTCAGGCGGGATTGGTGCTGGCTGGCTTGGAGCTGACAAAAAGCGGATTGCGAGCCGACTCGACGGCGGACTCCGCCAAGGAGAGCTCAGAGATACCGCTGGCCATAGCCATAGGGAAAGACGACGAATTCCTAAGGGCCAAGATCAACCACGGCTTGAGGCAAGTGAAGTTAACCGGTTGGTTCGACCTATTCTACTCCCAGCACTTTGTTCCCCGCTAA
- a CDS encoding glycosyltransferase — translation MPGRPTLSLCMIVKNEAPRLKRCLESTRGLVDEVIVVDTGSHDGTPELAQQLGALVYHDPWQENFSRARNVSLSRATGDWALILDADEELAGGKELIPSLLEAEDQVEGYLFQVESPTTDLPGAQVLRHLNLRLFRRRPEYAFVGAIHEQILPSILSARPQARILEAEVVVRHHGYLQAQNAAKAARNRVILEAALACTPNDVFLRYHLGITRYQERDVKGALELFWPLYHRLPRETNFYPTLVRHLAIALLDAGDAQQALSVLEKECQRFPDYPELFYLRALALRCLRRYREAIQILEHCCQMADPPRRYVSTVGVNGPLALAMLGQIYGELGQGRKAAQCFLKALELMPEHGGAWSGLISELRGRGLGGAKLAEAVRQLTSPGVHSGQKSLVQALLDAGEGQAALMFLPAPEDPAWEEGGVQDWHLLKSRGLMQIGHWKEALRMALKAWLPSPSHSEALKLAILAASLGERWRLMNSLLRRLASLATEAVADVWQAYSYCLGGEADSVPPQLKPGDVEQRGEAWNLLGRLLETHSRRHVDLALRIVTALEGGADYLRLGHLYYRHGWVAEAADFYLKALEAKVADEMMCLAMGRICTAKGLHREAAIFYQQAAELNPTPRNSLLLVEARLREAAAWLADGERQFPESLRLAALKEAIDVSLERLSRGDS, via the coding sequence ATGCCAGGACGGCCAACCCTAAGTCTTTGTATGATCGTAAAGAACGAAGCTCCCCGCTTGAAGCGTTGCTTGGAAAGCACCCGAGGTCTGGTGGATGAGGTCATCGTAGTTGATACGGGCTCCCATGACGGTACCCCGGAGTTGGCCCAGCAGTTGGGAGCCTTGGTCTACCACGACCCGTGGCAGGAAAATTTTAGCCGGGCCCGCAATGTCTCCCTATCCCGAGCTACCGGCGACTGGGCGCTGATCTTGGATGCCGATGAGGAATTGGCCGGTGGAAAAGAGCTGATACCCAGCTTGCTGGAAGCTGAGGACCAGGTGGAGGGTTACCTTTTTCAGGTGGAAAGCCCTACTACTGATCTGCCAGGGGCTCAGGTGTTACGCCACCTCAACCTGCGTCTCTTCCGGCGCCGGCCTGAATATGCCTTTGTTGGGGCTATCCACGAACAAATACTGCCGTCAATTCTGTCGGCGCGCCCTCAAGCCCGCATCCTGGAAGCTGAGGTAGTCGTCCGCCACCACGGGTATCTACAAGCACAGAATGCGGCTAAAGCAGCTCGGAACCGAGTCATTCTGGAGGCAGCGCTGGCTTGTACCCCCAATGACGTCTTCTTGCGTTATCACTTGGGGATCACTCGCTATCAAGAGCGGGATGTCAAGGGGGCCCTGGAGCTGTTTTGGCCGCTCTACCACCGGCTACCCCGTGAGACCAATTTTTATCCCACCTTGGTGCGTCACCTGGCCATCGCCCTCTTGGATGCTGGTGACGCACAGCAAGCCCTGAGCGTTCTCGAGAAAGAGTGCCAACGCTTTCCCGACTATCCGGAGCTTTTTTACCTGCGGGCCTTGGCCCTAAGGTGCCTGCGCCGCTACCGGGAGGCAATTCAGATCCTGGAGCATTGTTGCCAAATGGCCGATCCTCCTCGTCGCTATGTGAGCACGGTGGGGGTAAACGGTCCCCTTGCTCTAGCGATGCTTGGGCAGATTTATGGGGAGCTGGGTCAGGGACGAAAGGCAGCCCAATGCTTTCTAAAGGCCTTGGAATTGATGCCCGAGCACGGGGGAGCGTGGAGTGGCCTTATAAGCGAGCTACGCGGCCGGGGGTTGGGGGGAGCGAAGCTGGCGGAAGCGGTTCGGCAGCTGACATCTCCTGGCGTTCATAGCGGACAAAAGAGCCTGGTTCAGGCGCTATTGGATGCCGGAGAAGGCCAAGCGGCGTTAATGTTCCTTCCTGCTCCCGAAGATCCAGCTTGGGAAGAAGGCGGGGTCCAGGATTGGCATCTGTTGAAGTCTCGGGGCCTGATGCAAATTGGGCATTGGAAAGAAGCTTTGCGCATGGCGCTAAAGGCATGGCTCCCCAGTCCTTCCCATTCTGAAGCCCTAAAACTAGCTATCCTGGCAGCCTCGCTTGGCGAGCGCTGGCGCCTCATGAATTCATTGTTGCGGCGCTTAGCATCCCTGGCCACGGAGGCGGTTGCTGATGTCTGGCAAGCCTACTCCTATTGTTTGGGGGGTGAGGCGGATTCCGTTCCGCCCCAGCTCAAGCCCGGGGATGTTGAACAGAGAGGGGAAGCCTGGAATCTTCTGGGGCGGCTCTTGGAGACTCATTCCCGTCGCCACGTGGATTTGGCCCTGCGGATAGTCACGGCTTTAGAGGGTGGGGCGGACTATCTTCGCTTGGGCCACCTTTATTACCGCCATGGGTGGGTAGCGGAGGCGGCCGACTTTTACCTCAAGGCGCTGGAAGCCAAAGTAGCTGATGAAATGATGTGCTTGGCCATGGGTAGAATCTGCACAGCTAAAGGACTCCACCGAGAGGCAGCCATCTTCTACCAACAAGCAGCGGAGCTCAATCCCACCCCCAGGAATAGCCTTCTCTTGGTAGAAGCCCGGTTACGGGAGGCCGCGGCTTGGTTAGCAGACGGGGAACGCCAGTTCCCCGAAAGCTTGCGGCTGGCGGCGCTGAAAGAGGCAATTGATGTGAGCCTGGAGCGCCTATCTCGAGGTGATTCCTAA
- a CDS encoding ABC transporter permease, with product MKTFAELFVANVKELVRDRMAIFWFLVFPVIFILIFGAVFANEGSSSFDVGLVAESQDPVAEQISRALGSIASFKIHQGTRDQELNALTKGDRRAVIVIPEEVGPAVTSGQPVQIPVYYDASQQASGQVLVPVIAQVLDGIERGITHRPQIFRVQSQAVQPKELRTIDYLLPGILAMALMQLGIFGALHLVSLREQKILKSLGATPLPRWTLLGAEISVRFLMALVQTLTIVVIGYLVFHVTVIGSWLKVLGIVVLGAATFVSLGYLLVSLCKTEESAVGLANVVQFPMMFLSGIFFPVEFMPAFLKPVLKAMPLTYLGDALRQVMVEATPLYSLPTDLLVLVAWAVATLVVAVRFWKWE from the coding sequence ATGAAGACTTTCGCCGAGCTGTTTGTGGCTAATGTCAAAGAATTGGTCCGGGACCGGATGGCTATCTTTTGGTTCCTGGTGTTCCCGGTTATATTCATTCTCATCTTCGGAGCGGTTTTTGCCAACGAGGGATCCAGCAGCTTTGACGTTGGGTTGGTGGCTGAGTCCCAAGACCCGGTTGCTGAGCAGATATCCCGCGCCCTGGGGTCAATTGCTTCGTTTAAGATTCACCAAGGAACCAGGGACCAGGAGCTCAATGCTTTGACCAAGGGGGACCGGCGGGCGGTAATCGTTATACCCGAGGAAGTGGGGCCGGCGGTGACCTCCGGCCAGCCGGTGCAGATACCCGTATATTACGATGCCAGCCAGCAGGCTTCGGGGCAAGTACTCGTGCCAGTAATCGCGCAAGTTTTGGATGGCATCGAGAGAGGCATCACCCATCGCCCCCAGATCTTTAGGGTTCAGTCCCAAGCAGTCCAACCCAAGGAACTAAGGACCATTGATTACCTCCTCCCGGGCATCCTGGCTATGGCTCTTATGCAGCTAGGTATTTTTGGGGCCTTACACCTAGTCAGCTTGCGGGAACAGAAAATCTTAAAGAGCCTGGGAGCAACCCCGCTGCCTCGGTGGACGCTCCTAGGTGCGGAGATCAGTGTACGGTTCCTCATGGCTTTAGTGCAGACTCTAACCATAGTGGTTATTGGTTATCTGGTCTTCCATGTTACCGTCATTGGCAGTTGGCTCAAGGTCCTCGGGATCGTAGTGCTGGGCGCGGCTACCTTTGTAAGCCTGGGATATCTGTTGGTGTCGCTGTGCAAGACTGAGGAAAGCGCGGTGGGGCTGGCCAACGTGGTGCAGTTCCCCATGATGTTTCTCTCCGGCATCTTTTTCCCAGTAGAATTCATGCCGGCGTTCCTAAAGCCAGTGCTAAAGGCCATGCCCCTCACCTACCTGGGCGATGCCCTGCGCCAGGTCATGGTGGAAGCTACGCCTCTGTACTCTTTGCCCACCGACCTTTTGGTTCTGGTGGCCTGGGCGGTGGCCACCTTAGTGGTAGCGGTTCGGTTTTGGAAATGGGAATAA
- a CDS encoding glycosyltransferase, giving the protein MPPSLSFCVIAKDAAPSLEACLAGAKAVADEIVVVDTGSNDATEEVAKRLGARVYRYQWRDDFAAARNFALSKAGGQWVLFLDTDETLFPEDAPLLKELLSRPGVEAYFLVIHSLIDDRGRQVVSPALRLFRRRPQYRWQGRVHEQILPSIVAANQGCIEIAGVRVKHFGYLAAQVASGDKIRRNLRLLQLELAERPHDPFVLFNLGVERQRAGELTEALASYEKARQNLDPAWSFASLLEKRRIDCLMALGRLEEALSACREAEAKFPAYTDLPFQEGLILGALGQLDAAKEALERCLAMGDAPPWFTSEKGVGSWRALIALARVCCQLGELEAAAQALLRVLQLGEGGEDEAFCALPKILPQLKATPWVEEGWIRLIRYRLDRWVEESRGLARRWPELKVLRQAVETLTSPRPTLSLCLIVRDEEESLGRCLASAVQAVDDIVVVDTGSRDGTIAVAKQAGARVFSLPWPEDFARARNYALEQARGDWVLVLDADEELQARDIPVLRRLLWRQDVEAYCLRIANYYGSTVGPDFVTDNVCRLFRRRPEYRFRGIIHEQVIDSIREQAGPDSIRFTNVTILHYGYLDPRVGAKKKSARNRRLLERARRQDPANPYWQYALAVEDFQEGKYQEALKQLSNLRLEQAVGYASDVAYKRAICLMELGQLEPALSWIDNALKQFPGFTDLLFLKAEILAKQGRWELAALAYQSCLQWGDASAHYSGVNGVGTFRAWHGLGLAWERLGHKEEAARAFREALKSNPVWLPPLYSLARVVKATGGEQAVADELELLISPRRGQDYLRIADVLASVGAKGLARKYLLCALPLSQSSQAEMEL; this is encoded by the coding sequence ATGCCGCCCAGCTTAAGTTTTTGCGTTATTGCCAAGGATGCGGCCCCAAGCCTTGAGGCTTGTCTGGCTGGTGCGAAAGCAGTGGCGGATGAGATAGTGGTAGTGGATACCGGTTCTAACGATGCTACCGAAGAGGTGGCCAAGCGGTTGGGGGCGCGCGTTTATCGCTACCAATGGCGGGACGACTTTGCCGCTGCTCGCAACTTTGCTCTCTCCAAGGCGGGTGGACAATGGGTCCTATTTCTTGATACCGATGAGACTCTCTTTCCTGAGGATGCTCCTCTCCTTAAGGAGTTGCTATCCCGGCCGGGAGTAGAGGCCTACTTTCTTGTAATCCATAGCCTGATCGATGACCGGGGCCGGCAAGTGGTAAGCCCAGCTTTGCGCCTTTTTCGGAGGCGACCCCAGTACCGCTGGCAGGGCCGGGTTCACGAGCAGATCCTGCCCAGCATTGTGGCTGCTAACCAAGGGTGCATCGAAATAGCTGGGGTGCGAGTGAAACATTTTGGCTACCTGGCCGCCCAAGTGGCTAGCGGAGACAAGATTCGCCGCAATCTCCGCCTATTACAGTTGGAATTAGCTGAGCGGCCGCATGATCCCTTTGTCCTCTTCAACCTGGGAGTGGAACGGCAGCGGGCTGGTGAGCTGACAGAAGCCCTGGCCAGCTATGAAAAGGCACGCCAAAACCTGGATCCGGCCTGGAGCTTTGCCTCGTTGCTGGAGAAGAGGCGCATTGATTGCTTGATGGCTTTGGGCCGTTTAGAAGAGGCACTCTCGGCTTGCCGGGAGGCCGAGGCCAAGTTTCCTGCCTATACTGACCTACCCTTTCAGGAGGGGTTAATCCTAGGCGCTCTGGGGCAGCTGGACGCAGCAAAGGAGGCTTTGGAGCGCTGCCTGGCCATGGGGGATGCTCCGCCTTGGTTTACCAGCGAAAAGGGGGTAGGTAGCTGGAGAGCCTTGATTGCTTTAGCCAGAGTCTGTTGCCAATTGGGGGAACTGGAAGCGGCAGCTCAAGCTCTTCTTCGGGTACTGCAATTGGGGGAAGGAGGGGAGGACGAAGCCTTTTGTGCCTTGCCGAAAATACTGCCGCAGCTTAAGGCGACGCCATGGGTTGAGGAGGGTTGGATCAGACTGATACGCTACCGGCTTGACCGGTGGGTTGAGGAAAGCCGTGGTTTAGCCCGCCGGTGGCCTGAGCTTAAAGTGCTACGCCAGGCGGTGGAGACATTGACCTCTCCTCGTCCTACCCTCAGCCTGTGCCTGATCGTCCGCGATGAAGAGGAAAGCCTGGGGCGGTGTCTGGCCAGCGCTGTCCAGGCGGTGGACGACATTGTGGTAGTCGATACTGGTTCCAGGGATGGAACTATTGCGGTGGCCAAACAGGCGGGAGCCCGGGTTTTTTCCTTGCCGTGGCCCGAGGACTTCGCTCGTGCTCGCAATTATGCCTTGGAGCAGGCCCGAGGCGACTGGGTCTTGGTATTGGATGCCGATGAGGAATTGCAAGCCAGGGATATCCCAGTCCTGCGACGGCTACTTTGGCGCCAGGACGTGGAGGCTTATTGCCTACGCATAGCCAACTACTACGGATCAACGGTGGGACCTGATTTTGTGACCGACAATGTCTGCCGGCTGTTCCGGCGCCGGCCCGAGTATAGGTTTAGAGGCATAATTCACGAGCAGGTAATTGACTCCATCCGGGAGCAAGCTGGACCTGACAGCATTCGCTTTACTAATGTGACTATCCTTCATTATGGCTATTTGGATCCGCGGGTAGGGGCGAAAAAGAAGAGTGCTCGCAACCGCCGGCTGCTCGAGCGAGCCCGAAGGCAGGACCCAGCCAACCCTTACTGGCAGTATGCGTTGGCAGTGGAAGACTTCCAGGAGGGCAAATACCAAGAGGCCTTAAAGCAGCTAAGCAATCTCCGGCTAGAGCAGGCGGTTGGGTACGCCTCGGACGTAGCTTATAAGCGGGCCATCTGCTTGATGGAGCTGGGCCAGCTGGAACCAGCCCTGTCCTGGATCGACAACGCTTTGAAGCAGTTTCCCGGCTTCACCGACCTGTTGTTCCTGAAGGCCGAGATTTTGGCTAAGCAAGGAAGATGGGAACTAGCAGCCCTTGCCTATCAGTCATGTTTGCAATGGGGAGACGCTTCCGCCCACTATAGCGGGGTCAATGGGGTTGGCACTTTTCGGGCCTGGCACGGGCTGGGGTTGGCCTGGGAGCGCTTGGGCCACAAAGAGGAGGCTGCCCGGGCGTTTCGGGAAGCGCTAAAGTCCAACCCGGTTTGGCTGCCGCCGCTTTATTCTCTGGCTCGGGTTGTAAAAGCGACTGGCGGCGAGCAGGCGGTGGCTGATGAATTAGAGCTCCTGATCTCGCCTCGCCGGGGCCAAGATTACCTGCGAATAGCCGATGTTTTAGCGTCGGTGGGAGCGAAGGGGCTGGCCCGGAAATATTTGCTTTGTGCCCTGCCGCTTTCCCAGTCATCGCAGGCCGAGATGGAGCTTTAG